A window from Bordetella petrii encodes these proteins:
- a CDS encoding DUF1294 domain-containing protein → MSTRIEGTLKTWNDERGFGFIAPDQGGPEVFVHIKAFKGLRERPQERQRVRFRAATEPGGKPRAYHAELIDAAGRAMRRPATLKGTASLFSAALFVAVIVAAGILGQPPLWALWIYPAAGVLTFLVYAIDKSAARAGAWRIPENTLHGLALAGGWPGAWVAQQVLRHKSSKTAFLAVFWCTVLANVAAFVFLAFPAALPLLRSWL, encoded by the coding sequence ATGTCGACGCGTATTGAAGGCACCCTCAAGACCTGGAACGACGAGCGCGGCTTCGGTTTCATCGCGCCGGACCAGGGAGGGCCAGAGGTTTTTGTCCATATCAAGGCCTTCAAGGGCCTGCGCGAGCGCCCCCAAGAACGCCAGCGCGTCAGGTTCCGGGCCGCCACCGAACCGGGCGGAAAACCGCGCGCCTACCATGCCGAACTGATCGACGCCGCCGGCAGGGCCATGCGCAGGCCTGCAACCCTGAAAGGCACGGCCAGCCTGTTTTCCGCGGCCTTGTTCGTGGCCGTGATCGTGGCTGCCGGCATCCTGGGCCAGCCGCCGCTGTGGGCCTTGTGGATCTATCCGGCCGCCGGCGTGCTGACCTTCCTGGTGTACGCCATCGACAAATCGGCCGCCCGCGCGGGCGCCTGGCGCATTCCGGAAAACACGCTGCACGGACTTGCGCTGGCCGGCGGCTGGCCCGGCGCCTGGGTGGCCCAGCAAGTGCTGCGGCACAAATCCTCCAAGACAGCATTTCTGGCCGTATTCTGGTGCACCGTGCTGGCCAACGTCGCCGCCTTCGTGTTCCTGGCCTTTCCGGCCGCACTGCCGTTGCTGAGGTCTTGGCTTTAG
- a CDS encoding porin — protein sequence MKKTLLAAALATGFVGAAHAAGTNVTLYGLIDSGIGYEQVKGPNGFKESRVGSTSGVSGGSRWGLKGTEDLGDGLKAIFTLESGFDSQNGTSSQSGRLFGRQATVGLANDGWGKLEFGRQTNMASKYIGGISPFGTDYGIAGIGSAFGSAKSLRLDNMVMYQSPSLSGFSFGIGYSFNADDEKESHFATGDNNRVITLGAKYSSGPLTVAASYDRLNPTNAVSDEQDTSLQEYIIGAEYDFEVVALHAAWGQTYDGWFSGISMGTSPDDYNSLGSLRVVDGARVNSMMLGVTVPLGATKVFGGWQRADPKNSKLTGDDEAFNVFALGMTYDLSKRTNLYAYGAYGDNFAFQEDVKNTAVAVGIRHRF from the coding sequence ATGAAGAAGACTCTGCTCGCTGCCGCCCTGGCAACGGGATTCGTTGGCGCCGCGCACGCGGCCGGCACCAACGTCACGCTGTACGGCCTGATCGATTCGGGTATCGGCTATGAACAGGTCAAGGGCCCCAACGGCTTCAAGGAAAGCCGGGTCGGCTCGACCTCTGGCGTCAGCGGCGGTTCGCGCTGGGGCCTGAAGGGCACCGAAGACCTGGGCGATGGCCTGAAGGCCATCTTCACGCTGGAATCCGGCTTCGACAGCCAGAACGGCACCTCGTCGCAAAGCGGCCGCCTGTTCGGCCGCCAGGCCACGGTGGGCCTGGCCAACGACGGCTGGGGCAAGCTGGAATTCGGCCGCCAGACCAACATGGCCTCGAAATACATCGGCGGCATCAGCCCGTTCGGCACCGACTACGGCATCGCCGGCATCGGCAGCGCGTTCGGCTCGGCCAAGTCGCTGCGCTTGGACAACATGGTGATGTACCAGTCACCCAGCCTGTCGGGCTTCAGCTTCGGCATCGGCTATTCGTTCAACGCCGACGACGAGAAAGAAAGCCACTTCGCCACCGGCGACAACAACCGCGTCATCACGCTGGGCGCCAAGTACAGCAGCGGCCCGCTGACGGTGGCCGCCAGCTACGACCGCCTGAACCCCACCAACGCCGTGTCCGACGAGCAGGACACCAGCCTGCAGGAATACATCATCGGCGCCGAGTACGACTTCGAAGTCGTGGCGCTGCATGCGGCGTGGGGCCAGACCTACGATGGCTGGTTCTCGGGCATCAGCATGGGCACCAGCCCCGACGACTACAACTCGCTGGGCAGCCTGCGGGTGGTGGACGGCGCGCGCGTGAACTCGATGATGCTGGGCGTGACGGTACCCCTGGGCGCCACCAAGGTGTTCGGCGGCTGGCAGCGCGCCGATCCGAAGAACAGCAAGCTTACCGGCGACGACGAAGCGTTCAACGTTTTCGCCCTGGGCATGACCTACGACCTGAGCAAGCGCACCAACCTGTATGCCTACGGCGCATACGGCGACAACTTCGCTTTCCAGGAAGACGTGAAGAACACGGCCGTGGCCGTGGGCATTCGCCACCGGTTCTGA
- a CDS encoding HNH endonuclease, with amino-acid sequence MSIAQEFSLPKLAILKDRETARCSIHHIFHIVDVRYEEDGSAFWLRLDTRGGSIGADAQRIDLSYLSGLPIQDSSSKEFSRNAIWSRDELILALDLYIRHRGTSLAKDAPVIEELSQVLNELGIMLGTSNSRTYRNTNGVYMKLMNFRRLDPDYTASGRSGLTRGNSDEVRVWKLFAHDPVHLAEVAEFIRNGVLGYSKDVGIAERDESEIEEAEEGRVATRIHRYRERDPRLVKEAKARALKRHGRLVCAACNFDFSQSYGITGKGIIDVHHTKPVHTMRPGEKTKVADLVLLCSNCHRVVHSRRQWLTVAQIKSALCV; translated from the coding sequence ATGAGCATTGCGCAGGAGTTTAGCCTTCCTAAACTCGCGATTCTGAAAGATCGAGAGACTGCGCGATGTTCAATTCATCACATTTTTCATATTGTGGATGTGCGGTATGAGGAGGATGGTTCGGCCTTTTGGCTCAGACTAGATACAAGGGGTGGGAGTATCGGCGCGGACGCACAGCGGATCGATCTGTCTTACCTCAGCGGGCTCCCAATACAAGATTCTTCCTCGAAGGAATTCTCGCGCAATGCCATTTGGTCTCGAGACGAATTGATCCTTGCCCTTGATTTATATATTCGACATCGCGGTACATCACTGGCGAAAGACGCGCCAGTGATCGAAGAGCTCTCTCAGGTATTGAATGAGCTGGGCATCATGTTAGGAACGAGTAACAGCAGGACATATCGAAACACCAATGGCGTTTATATGAAGTTGATGAACTTCAGGCGTTTGGATCCAGACTATACGGCTTCAGGGCGAAGCGGGCTCACACGAGGGAATAGCGATGAGGTGCGCGTGTGGAAACTCTTTGCGCATGACCCGGTACACCTAGCCGAGGTAGCGGAGTTCATCCGGAATGGTGTTCTCGGGTACTCCAAAGATGTGGGTATCGCAGAGCGGGACGAATCAGAGATCGAAGAAGCTGAAGAAGGCAGAGTTGCTACCCGTATTCACCGATACAGGGAGCGAGATCCACGGCTTGTGAAAGAAGCGAAAGCTCGGGCATTAAAAAGGCATGGACGGCTAGTTTGTGCTGCGTGCAACTTTGACTTTTCGCAGAGCTATGGCATAACCGGCAAGGGGATCATTGACGTTCACCACACAAAGCCCGTCCATACAATGCGGCCGGGAGAGAAGACGAAAGTGGCGGATTTAGTACTACTGTGCTCAAACTGTCACCGGGTCGTTCACTCGAGACGTCAATGGTTAACAGTGGCACAAATCAAATCGGCACTCTGCGTATGA
- a CDS encoding 3-deoxy-D-arabino-heptulosonate 7-phosphate synthase, with amino-acid sequence MEDRFPSSPSFLLAQALRTVPRPYCLSPALHAPLDWRETGTATALAACIEQARLALARDEAPGPALKRHFTAALGQLVREAMRPGQGDPAFQAMVLRHGAAHVREYASLAAHAGRDRRAIRTAVDAMAHPARQQRVAQPALRQALARLHGAASWPALADAARQLHGMPEAAAQPALRPGLDRLLQDPALARLQRLDALQNDALVRQYQALWDRQGPRQGSPGAIAAGSAAKQRGDAVEALAAQALQALARRLNQAGGAGQAYRVATSLRVPAALSAGAGRAKSEWDAALLRQGRADGPEPGWDVCLLVEAKASADAAITDLPRLLRGLRLLVQADPGRLYAFQTEHDTVSLRGASLHALDTGEDSLAGTVLYCCDAPVEAAPRLLGAASRMQLLSAPPSLDYAGILAQGRDADDACLEPVWETLLAAPGWRAVLHQYPTLRQVRALMVRPADLLAAAGARQP; translated from the coding sequence ATGGAAGACCGTTTCCCGTCCAGCCCGTCTTTTCTGCTGGCTCAGGCCCTGCGCACGGTGCCGCGCCCCTATTGCCTGTCACCGGCCCTGCACGCCCCGCTCGACTGGCGCGAAACCGGCACGGCCACGGCGCTGGCGGCGTGCATCGAACAGGCGCGCCTGGCCCTCGCCCGCGATGAAGCGCCCGGCCCGGCGCTCAAGCGCCATTTCACCGCCGCGCTGGGGCAGTTGGTCCGCGAAGCCATGCGGCCCGGCCAAGGCGACCCGGCATTCCAGGCGATGGTGCTGCGGCACGGCGCGGCGCACGTGCGCGAATATGCCTCATTGGCCGCCCATGCCGGCCGCGACCGCCGAGCCATACGCACGGCGGTCGATGCGATGGCGCACCCGGCCCGCCAGCAGCGCGTTGCGCAGCCGGCCCTGCGCCAGGCGCTGGCCCGGCTGCATGGCGCGGCATCCTGGCCGGCGCTGGCCGATGCCGCGCGGCAATTGCACGGCATGCCGGAAGCGGCGGCCCAGCCCGCATTGCGGCCCGGCCTCGACCGGCTGCTGCAAGACCCGGCGCTGGCGCGCCTGCAGCGCCTCGATGCTCTGCAGAACGATGCGCTGGTGCGGCAGTATCAAGCCCTGTGGGACCGGCAGGGCCCGCGCCAGGGCAGCCCCGGCGCCATCGCGGCAGGCTCGGCCGCGAAACAGCGCGGCGACGCCGTGGAAGCACTGGCCGCGCAGGCGCTGCAGGCGCTGGCGCGGCGGCTCAACCAGGCCGGCGGCGCCGGCCAGGCATACCGCGTTGCCACCTCGCTGCGGGTGCCGGCGGCCCTGTCGGCCGGCGCCGGGCGGGCCAAGAGCGAATGGGACGCGGCGCTGCTTCGGCAGGGCCGCGCAGACGGCCCCGAGCCCGGCTGGGATGTCTGTCTGCTGGTGGAAGCCAAGGCGTCCGCGGATGCCGCCATCACCGATCTGCCGCGGCTGCTGCGCGGCCTGCGCCTGCTGGTCCAGGCCGACCCCGGCCGGCTTTATGCGTTCCAGACAGAACACGACACCGTGTCGCTGCGCGGCGCGTCACTGCATGCGCTGGACACCGGCGAAGACAGCCTGGCAGGCACCGTGCTGTATTGCTGCGATGCGCCCGTCGAAGCAGCCCCGCGCCTGCTCGGCGCGGCCAGCCGCATGCAGTTGCTGTCCGCGCCGCCCAGCCTGGACTACGCCGGCATCCTGGCCCAGGGGCGCGACGCCGACGATGCCTGCCTGGAGCCGGTCTGGGAAACGCTGCTGGCCGCGCCCGGCTGGCGGGCCGTGCTGCACCAGTACCCCACACTGCGCCAGGTGCGCGCACTGATGGTGCGTCCCGCCGATCTGCTGGCCGCGGCCGGCGCGCGTCAGCCCTGA
- a CDS encoding YgiW/YdeI family stress tolerance OB fold protein, protein MTKTFSRTTLARGLIAGTALAGALIAGGVQAQGYVGPGAAQQQGYSGPSTIPVMSVKEVIEQGRDDQNAILRGRIVSRDGDDHYTFDDGTGRIRVDIDNDDFPAGVKIDDKTKVELRGEIDRDRQGIEFDVDEVRVM, encoded by the coding sequence ATGACCAAGACCTTTTCCCGCACGACCCTGGCCCGCGGCCTGATCGCCGGCACCGCCCTGGCGGGCGCGCTGATCGCCGGCGGCGTCCAGGCCCAGGGCTACGTGGGCCCCGGCGCCGCCCAGCAACAAGGCTATAGCGGGCCGAGCACCATCCCGGTGATGTCGGTGAAAGAGGTCATCGAGCAAGGCCGCGACGATCAGAACGCCATCTTGCGCGGCCGCATCGTCTCGCGCGATGGCGACGATCACTACACTTTCGACGATGGCACAGGCCGCATCCGCGTCGACATCGACAATGACGATTTTCCCGCCGGCGTGAAAATCGACGACAAGACCAAGGTCGAATTGCGCGGCGAAATCGACCGCGACCGCCAGGGCATCGAGTTCGACGTGGACGAAGTGCGGGTGATGTAA
- a CDS encoding ATP-binding protein, translating to MRWRRRTPDRAGYSIHRRLVTTTLGSSIAVGLISTAIVLALAWKEVSDTFDDTLEEGARLVLALGEGTAMDNMPARDRDNAEPALRLDYQIVARDGTVLGRGEDAPRRPFVFPQPRDDHFYDVRIDGERWRVYVRNHERRDFSVQIGQEWDDRTDLIVDMLESLAWPLAGLWALLGLVNWWLIRRLVAPLGRMARGIEAKSPADLSPLAYDGRAREVRTVVTALNRLLGRLAHTLESERRFTADAAHELRTPLAALASRIQLMQRGLPAQDADASAAHLRRLRDDVARTTALVESLLQLARLDPQSADALVAEPVDIRALLDEVVRACAPDAAAKNVAVSVDCRVDSIVANRDGLLTAMRNLVHNAIHYGRPGGRVEISAAWQGRDIALAVRDDGDGVAPADLERLTQRFFRALGSKVPGSGLGLSIVARVAELHRGSLRFGPGLAERGLGVVLILPDAPAR from the coding sequence ATGCGCTGGCGCCGCCGCACGCCCGACCGCGCGGGCTATTCCATTCACCGCAGGCTGGTCACGACCACCCTGGGGTCGAGCATCGCCGTGGGCCTGATCAGCACGGCCATCGTGCTGGCGCTGGCCTGGAAAGAAGTCAGCGACACCTTCGACGACACGCTCGAAGAAGGCGCCCGGCTGGTGCTGGCGCTGGGCGAAGGCACCGCCATGGACAACATGCCGGCGCGCGATCGCGACAATGCCGAGCCCGCGCTGCGGCTCGACTACCAGATCGTGGCGCGCGACGGCACCGTGCTGGGCCGCGGCGAAGACGCCCCCAGGCGCCCGTTCGTGTTCCCCCAGCCTCGCGACGACCACTTCTACGATGTGCGCATCGACGGCGAACGCTGGCGCGTCTATGTGCGCAATCACGAGCGCCGGGATTTTTCCGTGCAGATCGGCCAGGAATGGGACGATCGCACCGACCTCATCGTCGATATGCTGGAATCCCTGGCCTGGCCCCTGGCCGGGCTGTGGGCATTGCTGGGGCTGGTCAACTGGTGGCTGATCCGCCGGCTGGTGGCGCCGCTGGGCCGCATGGCCCGTGGCATCGAGGCAAAATCGCCCGCCGACCTGTCGCCCCTGGCCTACGACGGCAGGGCCCGCGAAGTGCGCACCGTGGTCACGGCGCTGAACCGGCTGCTGGGCCGCCTGGCCCACACCCTGGAAAGCGAACGCCGCTTCACCGCCGACGCCGCGCACGAACTGCGCACGCCGCTGGCGGCCCTGGCCTCGCGCATCCAGCTGATGCAGCGCGGGCTGCCCGCGCAAGACGCCGACGCCAGCGCCGCCCATCTGCGGCGCCTGCGCGACGACGTGGCGCGCACCACGGCCCTGGTGGAAAGCCTGCTGCAATTGGCGCGCCTGGACCCCCAGTCCGCCGACGCCCTGGTTGCCGAGCCGGTCGATATCCGGGCGCTGCTGGACGAAGTCGTGCGCGCCTGCGCCCCCGACGCGGCCGCCAAGAACGTTGCCGTGTCGGTGGACTGCCGCGTGGACAGCATCGTTGCCAACCGGGACGGCTTGCTGACCGCGATGCGCAACCTTGTGCACAACGCCATCCACTACGGCCGGCCGGGCGGCAGGGTGGAAATCTCGGCTGCCTGGCAAGGCCGCGACATCGCCCTGGCCGTGCGCGACGACGGCGACGGTGTCGCGCCGGCCGACCTGGAGCGGCTGACGCAACGCTTCTTTCGCGCGCTGGGCAGCAAGGTGCCGGGCAGCGGCCTGGGCCTGTCGATCGTGGCGCGGGTGGCGGAACTGCACCGCGGCAGCCTGCGTTTCGGCCCGGGGCTGGCAGAACGCGGCCTGGGCGTGGTATTGATATTGCCTGACGCGCCGGCACGCTGA
- a CDS encoding YkvA family protein: protein MRIFDNLRTWARRIKRDGMTLWFAGRHPGTPWYAKAIAVFVVAYALSPIDLIPDFVPVLGYLDDVLLLPGLIWLAIRLLPPQVLAECRGQADAWMQAKGSKPRSRAGAALVVLLWLAIAAAAGWWLWPRA from the coding sequence ATGCGCATCTTCGACAACCTCAGAACCTGGGCCCGCCGGATCAAGCGTGACGGGATGACGCTGTGGTTTGCCGGCCGGCATCCCGGCACGCCGTGGTACGCCAAGGCCATCGCGGTGTTCGTGGTGGCTTACGCGCTGAGCCCGATCGACCTGATTCCGGATTTCGTGCCGGTGCTGGGCTATCTCGATGATGTGCTGCTGCTGCCCGGCCTGATATGGCTGGCCATCCGGCTGCTGCCGCCCCAGGTGCTGGCCGAATGCCGGGGCCAGGCGGATGCCTGGATGCAGGCCAAGGGCTCGAAGCCGCGCAGCCGCGCCGGGGCGGCGCTGGTGGTGCTGTTGTGGCTGGCCATTGCCGCCGCGGCGGGGTGGTGGCTGTGGCCGCGCGCATAG
- a CDS encoding HNH endonuclease: MDYSTIKHHLKPYGIVARRKTTINHAFAAAIAPNDEYSVDRVRTAMIDLGQDPENLQCAYCGTHAETWDHVFATVKASNFSGHGHRLGNLLPCCKPCNSAKGNKHWRSYIEKLSLPNSAEQRVRIEAYLEKYGVVDDLPQKSAQYLRLLEIKKEVMALLKEADELATLVRGQSI, from the coding sequence ATGGATTACTCGACCATTAAGCACCATCTGAAGCCCTATGGGATCGTCGCACGCCGGAAAACGACGATAAACCACGCTTTCGCAGCGGCTATTGCGCCCAATGATGAATACTCTGTGGATCGCGTGCGGACTGCAATGATCGATCTGGGGCAAGACCCGGAAAATCTTCAATGCGCATACTGTGGCACTCATGCCGAAACATGGGACCACGTGTTTGCTACGGTCAAGGCTTCGAATTTCAGCGGGCATGGCCACAGGCTGGGAAATCTGCTGCCATGCTGTAAACCATGCAATTCAGCGAAAGGAAACAAGCACTGGCGTTCCTATATCGAGAAACTGTCCCTGCCCAACAGTGCTGAACAACGTGTACGCATCGAAGCGTATTTGGAAAAGTATGGCGTGGTGGATGATTTGCCCCAAAAATCAGCGCAATATCTTCGCCTGTTGGAGATAAAAAAAGAAGTCATGGCACTGCTGAAAGAGGCTGATGAGCTGGCCACGCTTGTTCGTGGGCAGTCAATCTGA
- a CDS encoding phosphocholine-specific phospholipase C — MSFDPSKRGFLRASLGTTAALTALSSLPLSIRRALAIEANNATGTIQDVKHVVLLMLENRSFDSYFGTFRGVRGYGDRHPIPLANGKNVFYQTDADGNTETPYHLDSSKGNAQRAGGTPHVWTDAQAAWDHGRMNRWPVAKQLLSMGYMEEAEVPFQRALAEAFTLCDAYHCSMHTGTIPNRLFYWTGTNGPSGDNYAAIVNEYNGGNDVGPSSEGWTWTTYADRLEQAGVSWKVYQSLADNFGCNEMMSFRHWRAAMEAMPADRRPLALPAVSPAYDPAIDDPLSPLAKGFGNTMPDGFLQSLRDDVKNGSLPSVSWIIPPSTYSEHPGPSSPAQGGWYVQAVLDALTSNPEVWASTVLLVNYDENDGFFDHLPPPSAPSRRDDGSLAGKTTLDAAAMAFEYHDYAPASPKHTPPDGRPYGPGPRVPLWVVSPWSRGGWVNSQVFDHNSTLMFLEKRFGVREPNISAYRRAICGDLSSAFNFANPNGEVLPTLEGRTTKDAADQLIAQQEAAAPIPVPASAELPGQQAGTRPSRALPYELHTTARADAGAGIVTLVFANSGQAGAVFHVYDKLHLDAIPRRYMVEAGKELDDAFDVSADGGRYHLWVIGPNGYHREFVGDLGDAATAGLEVQVCYRLCEPPEVQARLYNRGSSAATFSVAALAYRDDGPWTRLVEAGQVGELSWTLGGSGNWYDYEVRSDDSAAWSRRFAGRIESGRDSVSDPAMGQG; from the coding sequence ATGTCCTTTGATCCTTCCAAGCGCGGGTTCCTGCGCGCCTCGCTGGGCACCACCGCCGCGCTGACCGCGCTGTCGAGCCTGCCGCTGTCGATCCGCCGCGCGCTGGCCATTGAGGCCAACAACGCCACCGGCACCATCCAGGACGTCAAGCACGTCGTGCTGCTGATGCTGGAGAACCGCTCGTTCGACAGCTATTTCGGCACCTTCCGCGGCGTGCGGGGCTACGGCGATCGCCATCCGATTCCGCTGGCCAACGGCAAGAACGTGTTCTACCAGACCGATGCCGACGGCAACACCGAAACTCCGTACCACCTGGACAGCAGCAAGGGCAATGCCCAGCGTGCCGGCGGCACGCCCCACGTGTGGACCGATGCCCAGGCCGCCTGGGATCACGGCCGCATGAACCGCTGGCCGGTGGCCAAGCAGCTGCTGTCGATGGGGTACATGGAAGAGGCCGAGGTGCCGTTCCAGCGCGCGCTGGCCGAAGCCTTTACCTTGTGCGACGCCTACCACTGCTCGATGCACACCGGCACCATCCCGAACCGGCTGTTCTACTGGACCGGCACCAACGGGCCGTCGGGCGACAACTATGCGGCCATCGTCAACGAGTACAACGGCGGCAACGACGTCGGCCCGTCCAGCGAAGGCTGGACCTGGACCACCTATGCCGACCGCCTGGAGCAGGCCGGCGTCAGCTGGAAGGTTTATCAAAGCCTGGCGGACAACTTCGGCTGCAACGAGATGATGTCGTTTCGCCACTGGCGCGCGGCAATGGAGGCGATGCCGGCCGATCGCCGGCCGCTGGCGTTGCCAGCCGTGTCGCCGGCCTATGATCCGGCCATCGACGATCCGCTCAGTCCGCTGGCCAAGGGCTTTGGCAACACCATGCCCGACGGCTTTCTGCAAAGCCTGCGCGACGATGTGAAGAACGGTTCGCTGCCGTCGGTGTCGTGGATCATCCCGCCATCCACCTACAGCGAGCACCCCGGCCCGTCCAGCCCGGCCCAGGGCGGCTGGTACGTGCAGGCAGTGCTGGATGCGCTGACCTCGAACCCCGAGGTATGGGCCAGCACGGTGCTGCTGGTGAATTACGACGAAAACGACGGTTTCTTCGACCATCTGCCGCCGCCGTCGGCGCCGTCGCGGCGCGACGACGGCAGCCTGGCCGGCAAGACCACGCTGGACGCAGCCGCGATGGCGTTCGAATACCACGACTACGCGCCGGCTTCGCCCAAGCACACGCCGCCCGACGGCCGGCCGTACGGCCCCGGGCCGCGCGTGCCGCTGTGGGTGGTGTCGCCCTGGAGCCGGGGCGGCTGGGTGAATTCGCAGGTGTTCGATCACAACTCGACGCTGATGTTCCTGGAAAAGCGCTTCGGCGTGCGCGAGCCCAACATCAGCGCCTACCGGCGCGCGATCTGCGGCGACCTCTCCTCGGCCTTCAACTTCGCCAACCCGAATGGCGAGGTGCTGCCCACGCTGGAAGGCCGCACCACCAAAGATGCCGCCGACCAGCTGATTGCGCAGCAAGAGGCCGCCGCGCCCATCCCGGTGCCCGCCTCGGCCGAGCTGCCGGGCCAGCAGGCCGGCACGCGGCCGTCGCGCGCGCTGCCGTACGAGCTGCACACCACCGCGCGGGCCGACGCCGGCGCGGGCATCGTCACGCTGGTATTCGCCAACAGCGGCCAGGCGGGCGCGGTGTTCCATGTGTACGACAAACTCCACCTGGATGCGATTCCGCGCCGCTATATGGTCGAGGCGGGCAAAGAGCTCGACGATGCCTTCGACGTGAGCGCGGATGGCGGCCGCTATCACTTGTGGGTGATCGGTCCCAATGGCTACCACCGCGAGTTCGTGGGCGACCTGGGCGACGCCGCCACGGCGGGCCTGGAAGTACAGGTGTGCTACCGGCTGTGCGAACCGCCGGAGGTGCAGGCCAGGCTGTACAACCGGGGCAGCAGCGCGGCCACGTTCTCGGTGGCCGCGCTGGCCTATCGCGATGACGGCCCCTGGACCCGCCTGGTCGAAGCCGGACAGGTGGGCGAGCTGAGCTGGACGCTGGGCGGCAGCGGCAACTGGTACGACTACGAAGTCAGGTCGGACGATTCGGCTGCCTGGTCGCGCCGCTTTGCCGGGCGCATCGAAAGCGGCCGGGACTCGGTATCCGATCCGGCGATGGGCCAGGGCTGA
- a CDS encoding response regulator, translated as MRILLAEDDVSLGESIEAWLTLDGYVVDRVERGDLAQTALATHDYQCLLLDRGLPGLTGDALLRSLRTRRDTLPVIMITARDAVRDRIEGLDLGADDYLVKPFDLEELSARIRAAVRRHDGRPDTALRHGALTLDQAAKQVAFHGRAVELTAHEFAVLHALMRRPGHVVSRDQLEEALYGWGDEVESNTIEVHIYNLRRKLSPDTIKTIRRQGYRLAD; from the coding sequence ATGCGCATCCTGTTGGCCGAAGATGATGTCTCGCTGGGCGAATCGATCGAAGCGTGGCTGACGCTCGACGGCTATGTTGTCGACCGGGTGGAACGCGGCGATCTCGCGCAAACCGCGCTGGCCACGCACGATTACCAATGCCTGTTGCTGGACCGCGGCCTGCCGGGGCTGACCGGCGATGCGCTGCTGCGCTCGCTGCGCACCCGGCGCGATACCCTGCCCGTCATCATGATCACGGCGCGCGACGCCGTGCGCGACCGCATCGAGGGCCTGGACCTGGGCGCTGACGATTACCTGGTCAAGCCCTTCGACCTGGAAGAACTGTCGGCGCGAATCCGGGCGGCCGTGCGCCGCCACGACGGACGCCCTGACACCGCGCTCAGGCATGGCGCGCTGACGCTGGACCAGGCGGCCAAGCAGGTCGCCTTTCACGGCCGGGCCGTCGAGTTGACGGCGCACGAATTCGCCGTGCTGCACGCGCTGATGCGGCGCCCCGGCCACGTCGTCTCGCGCGACCAGCTGGAAGAAGCGCTGTATGGCTGGGGCGACGAGGTAGAAAGCAACACCATCGAAGTCCATATCTACAACCTGCGCCGCAAGCTCTCGCCGGACACCATCAAGACGATCCGCCGCCAGGGCTACCGGCTGGCCGACTGA
- a CDS encoding bleomycin resistance protein: MESLHRAQMVPELLVTDLSRSLAFWTDLCGFNIAYRREAEGFVYLDRDGAQFMLEEVRGDDYWITGPLDAPLGRGINFEINVVSIEPILQRLAAAAWPLYREPQERWYRSNATELGVRQFLVQDPDGYLLRFSARIGVRPA, encoded by the coding sequence ATGGAATCCCTACACCGCGCCCAGATGGTCCCCGAACTACTGGTCACCGATCTGTCCCGCAGCCTGGCATTCTGGACCGACCTGTGCGGTTTCAATATCGCATACCGGCGCGAGGCCGAAGGTTTCGTATACCTGGACCGGGACGGCGCGCAGTTCATGCTGGAGGAAGTGCGGGGCGATGATTACTGGATCACCGGGCCGCTGGACGCCCCATTGGGCCGGGGAATCAATTTCGAGATCAATGTCGTGTCGATCGAGCCGATTCTGCAGCGGCTGGCGGCCGCGGCATGGCCCTTGTACCGTGAACCGCAAGAGCGCTGGTATCGCAGCAATGCCACCGAACTGGGCGTGCGCCAGTTCCTGGTGCAGGACCCCGATGGCTACCTGCTGCGCTTCTCGGCCAGGATCGGCGTCCGTCCGGCCTGA
- a CDS encoding 2'-5' RNA ligase family protein: MAITALIVKVPEAEAAVGALRARFDAVSQLRVPAHITILFPFMPPDRVTPTVLQRLQVALDAVPAFAYSLESVGRFDATAFLAPVPAEPFVLLTASVARQFPDFPPYGGQHDGTIPHLTVAHGDVENSRLAALELEKRLCAGPPIQAECNAVSLMENSSGRWQDMHVFELARPGQPTPRL; encoded by the coding sequence ATGGCAATTACTGCGCTTATAGTCAAGGTGCCAGAGGCGGAAGCCGCGGTAGGCGCATTGCGCGCGCGATTCGATGCCGTGTCGCAGTTGAGGGTGCCCGCGCACATCACGATTCTGTTCCCTTTCATGCCGCCAGACCGGGTGACGCCAACGGTGCTACAGCGTTTGCAGGTGGCGCTGGATGCCGTGCCTGCGTTCGCTTACTCGCTGGAATCGGTGGGACGTTTTGACGCAACCGCTTTTCTTGCACCGGTTCCCGCCGAGCCGTTCGTGTTGTTGACGGCATCCGTGGCCAGGCAGTTTCCCGATTTTCCTCCCTATGGCGGGCAGCACGATGGAACCATCCCCCACCTGACTGTCGCGCACGGAGACGTTGAAAATTCGCGGCTTGCGGCATTGGAACTGGAAAAGCGGCTTTGCGCCGGCCCGCCAATCCAGGCCGAGTGCAACGCCGTTTCCCTGATGGAAAACTCGTCCGGCCGTTGGCAAGACATGCACGTCTTCGAATTGGCCCGTCCCGGCCAGCCCACCCCTCGCCTCTGA